TCAATGCGGTCGGGCTCGAGATTTTGCGGACCCAGAAGGCCCTCCGGGTCCTTTACGTCCATGCCGAGCACTTCACCAACGAGCTGATCAACAGCATCCGCTACGAGAAGATGTTCGAGTTCCGCAAGAAATACCGCGAATCCTGCGACTTGCTCCTGATCGACGACATCCAATTCATCGCCGGCAAGGAACGGACCCAGGAGGAATTCTTCCATACCTTCAATTTTCTCTATGAATCGCGGCGCCAGATCGTGGTCACCTCCGACCGCTTTCCCAAGGACATTCCCCAACTCGAGGAGCGCCTGCGCTCCCGTTTCGAATGGGGCCTGATCGCCGACATTCAGGCTCCCGACACCGAGACCCGGGTCGCCATCCTGCGGAAGAAGGCCGAAGAGGACAAAATCGGCCTCCCCGACGACGTGGCGATGTTCTTGGCCAGCCACATCCGGAACAATGTTCGGGAATTGGAAGGTTCCTTGATCCGGCTCAGCGCCTTCGCCTCTCTTTCCGGCAATGAAATCACCCTGGAAATGGCCAAGGAGGTCCTTAAAAACCTCATCCCCGACCGCTCCCGGGCCATGACCATCGAATCGATCCAAAAATTGGTGGCCGACCACTACAACGTGAAGATCAGCGACCTCAAGTCGCCGCGCCGCCTCAAGGTCCTGACCGTGCCTCGCCAGATCGCCATGTACCTTTGCCGGAAGCACGTCAAATCGAGCTTCCCCGAGCTCGGTCTCAAGTTCGGCGGCAAGGACCATTCAACCGTCGTCCACGCCGTCCAGAAGATCGAAAAGCTACTTCAGCAAGACCTGGCCCTCCGCGGCGAGATCCAATCGCTGGAGAAGATCCTGCAAATTCAAATCGGATAATTGGTTTCGTCGCCAGCTTGGTGGGTAGGAGATCCTTCGCTTCGCTCAGGATGACCTTTGCAT
This bacterium DNA region includes the following protein-coding sequences:
- the dnaA gene encoding chromosomal replication initiator protein DnaA, which translates into the protein MNDTVQKVIASLQTKISGLNYNNWIKPATFRLGDERRLLIEVPNKFIRDWITENYLHLIKYELFKITGEEHEISFNIVEESPAEDPVVEPPPVEAETKPAGPGGKKAPESLNPKYAFDTFVVGSSNQFAHAASKAVANLPALAYNPLFIYGGVGLGKTHLLNAVGLEILRTQKALRVLYVHAEHFTNELINSIRYEKMFEFRKKYRESCDLLLIDDIQFIAGKERTQEEFFHTFNFLYESRRQIVVTSDRFPKDIPQLEERLRSRFEWGLIADIQAPDTETRVAILRKKAEEDKIGLPDDVAMFLASHIRNNVRELEGSLIRLSAFASLSGNEITLEMAKEVLKNLIPDRSRAMTIESIQKLVADHYNVKISDLKSPRRLKVLTVPRQIAMYLCRKHVKSSFPELGLKFGGKDHSTVVHAVQKIEKLLQQDLALRGEIQSLEKILQIQIG